A genome region from Pygocentrus nattereri isolate fPygNat1 chromosome 6, fPygNat1.pri, whole genome shotgun sequence includes the following:
- the b3galt1b gene encoding beta-1,3-galactosyltransferase 1, with protein MPSKVSCLYVLTVVCWASALWYLSISRPTSSYVGQLSAPARKIVKVHKANTTTFSNIRTRPLNPHRFDFIINEPKKCETNVPFLVILISTTHKEFDARQAIRETWGDESTFSDLRIITLFLLGRSTDSVLNQMVEQESQIFHDIVVEDFVDSYHNLTLKTLMGMRWVATFCNQAKYVMKTDSDIFVNMDNLVYKLLKPTTKPRRRYFTGYVINGSPIRDMRSKWYMPRDLYPESKYPPFCSGTGYVFSADVADLIYKTSLHTRLLHLEDVYVGVCLRKLGIHPYQNSGFNHWKMAYSLCRYRRVITVHQISPEEMHRIWNDMSSKKHLKC; from the coding sequence ATGCCTTCAAAAGTGTCATGCCTTTATGTGTTGACAGTTGTTTGCTGGGCGAGCGCCCTCTGGTATCTCAGCATATCCAGACCCACATCGTCATATGTGGGCCAGCTGTCTGCTCCTGCACGGAAGATTGTGAAAGTCCATAAAGCCAACACCACCACGTTTAGCAACATCAGAACACGGCCGTTAAACCCCCACAGATTCGATTTCATCATTAACGAGCCGAAGAAGTGTGAGACCAATGTGCCGTTCCTAGTGATCCTCATCAGCACAACGCACAAGGAGTTTGATGCTCGCCAGGCGATTCGAGAGACATGGGGTGATGAGAGCACATTCAGTGACCTTCGCATCATCACCCTCTTCCTCCTCGGCCGCAGCACAGATAGTGTCCTCAATCAGATGGTGGAGCAAGAAAGTCAGATCTTCCACGACATTGTAGTGGAGGACTTTGTGGACTCCTACCATAACCTGACCCTCAAGACCCTGATGGGGATGCGATGGGTGGCCACCTTCTGCAACCAGGCCAAGTATGTGATGAAGACGGACAGCGATATTTTCGTGAACATGGACAACCTGGTGTACAAATTACTAAAACCCACTACCAAGCCCAGGAGGAGGTATTTCACAGGCTATGTCATAAACGGCTCACCTATTCGGGACATGCGTAGTAAGTGGTATATGCCCAGGGACCTGTACCCAGAGAGCAAGTACCCACCATTCTGCTCTGGCACAGGCTATGTGTTCTCAGCAGATGTGGCCGACCTGATCTATAAGACTTCCCTCCACACCCGCCTGCTGCATTTGGAGGATGTTTACGTAGGTGTTTGTCTGAGGAAACTTGGCATTCACCCATATCAGAACAGTGGCTTCAATCATTGGAAAATGGCCTACAGCCTGTGTAGATACCGTAGAGTCATCACTGTGCACCAGATCTCCCCTGAGGAGATGCATCGGATCTGGAACGACATGTCCAGCAAGAAACATCTCAAGTGTTAG